A window of the Sulfurospirillum tamanense genome harbors these coding sequences:
- the rnc gene encoding ribonuclease III: MEKQAIRALEERLGYQFRDKNLIIEALTHKSYKKSYNNERLEFLGDAVLDLIVGEYLFRSFLNVPEGDLSKMRASLVSEKGFEMLAQHLGLGDFIFISLAEENNKGRIKASLLSNAFEAVMGAVYLEAGLEWTREFVERLLEDVYPKIDMDSIFKDYKTTLQELTQARFGVTPEYVLLRSFGPDHKKEFEVAAKVHERTLSCARGKSKKEAQQEAARLALEVLSKENG; the protein is encoded by the coding sequence ATGGAAAAGCAAGCCATTAGAGCACTAGAAGAGCGTCTGGGTTATCAGTTTCGGGATAAAAACCTGATAATCGAGGCACTCACACACAAGAGCTACAAAAAATCATACAACAACGAACGCTTAGAATTTTTGGGCGATGCGGTGCTGGATTTGATTGTAGGAGAGTATCTGTTTCGCTCTTTTTTGAATGTCCCTGAGGGGGATTTGTCAAAAATGCGCGCGTCGCTAGTGAGTGAAAAAGGTTTTGAAATGCTTGCCCAACATTTGGGGCTTGGAGATTTTATTTTTATCTCTTTGGCAGAAGAGAACAACAAAGGACGTATCAAAGCTTCTTTGCTTTCCAATGCGTTTGAGGCAGTGATGGGCGCAGTTTATCTGGAGGCTGGATTGGAGTGGACGCGGGAGTTTGTAGAGCGGTTATTGGAAGACGTGTACCCTAAAATCGACATGGACAGCATCTTTAAAGACTATAAAACCACCCTTCAAGAGCTCACCCAAGCCCGCTTTGGGGTGACACCAGAGTATGTGCTGTTGCGCTCTTTTGGTCCAGACCACAAAAAAGAGTTTGAAGTGGCGGCCAAAGTCCATGAGCGTACCCTTTCATGTGCCAGAGGCAAAAGCAAAAAAGAGGCTCAGCAAGAAGCCGCACGTTTGGCGTTAGAGGTTTTATCAAAGGAGAATGGGTGA
- a CDS encoding KAP family P-loop NTPase fold protein, with amino-acid sequence MKNSSFPINAHDEDRLGFSSFAKRVAQGILNYEQQEAFVISIEGKWGSGKTSLVNLIENEIQEEVEVMRFNPWLVADLHQVVKLFFDELITVLSRTSFDVKWNEQIKKDIKTLVSVIAPENVSVSTGMLSATWKLKPKSSPSKTQSLEAIKKSINGYLQGLKRKIVIIIDDIDRLTDKETEFIFRLVKGIADFDNVIYLLLYDKEIVARSLETFKKESGEKYLEKIVQYPLCVPKPHNVTLHGVLHEKLDAILARVKEDRRKVFFDKYKWEHVIRDIVPKYILTMRDVYLLEGTLSFEYPIIAQDVNFTDFFLLSLLKIKNNRLYSEIRDDFSQCVVSPSWNLLDKDKIKKEFETMTQRHLVFGNVLNLLFPMLDSSEFAYGQGFSNKDHGDKYLADPYYFENYFAFSVSDDKLSYGEFRETEKLFQGDDFEVFKQAFLHLYEAKKGAFFIEMANKITLIHSKKEEQKNTFYNAIKMHEYFRVKNKDSTIETPLDSLFLHFSKKMLSNMNNEEFMVAFFTDNVKSATPLWVKMDIFVIMEGYEEEAKQRVHQYLKEKLALLDFWAFLKEEEIFRSVLVNREEFQEKLDQIKEEFKKLIFKDKETFFAIVKGGMYKESISNSKEFCKLMIDLKEIETYIESLDEDLLTEEENELLQLWKGQPKQRPHERKRFFK; translated from the coding sequence ATGAAAAATTCAAGCTTTCCTATTAATGCACATGATGAGGATAGGCTTGGTTTTAGCTCTTTTGCCAAAAGAGTTGCACAGGGAATTTTGAACTACGAACAGCAAGAAGCTTTTGTGATTTCCATTGAGGGAAAATGGGGTAGTGGCAAGACCTCGCTGGTTAACCTCATAGAAAATGAGATTCAAGAAGAGGTTGAGGTGATGCGTTTTAATCCTTGGCTTGTGGCGGATTTGCACCAAGTGGTTAAGCTCTTTTTTGATGAACTTATTACAGTTTTATCTCGCACTTCCTTTGATGTAAAATGGAATGAGCAAATCAAAAAAGACATCAAGACCCTTGTTTCTGTCATTGCACCTGAAAATGTAAGCGTTTCAACAGGGATGCTAAGCGCAACGTGGAAGTTAAAACCCAAATCAAGCCCTTCAAAAACCCAAAGCCTTGAAGCCATCAAGAAAAGCATCAATGGATACCTTCAGGGGCTGAAGAGAAAGATTGTCATTATTATCGATGACATCGACAGGCTTACCGATAAAGAAACAGAGTTTATTTTTAGGCTGGTTAAGGGTATAGCTGATTTTGACAATGTGATTTACCTTCTATTGTATGACAAAGAGATTGTTGCCCGTTCTTTGGAGACATTTAAAAAAGAATCAGGCGAAAAATACCTTGAGAAAATCGTCCAATACCCTCTTTGTGTGCCAAAACCTCATAATGTGACATTGCATGGAGTGTTGCATGAAAAGTTGGATGCAATTCTTGCGAGAGTTAAAGAAGACAGACGCAAAGTATTTTTTGATAAATATAAATGGGAACATGTAATTCGTGATATTGTACCGAAGTATATTCTTACGATGCGAGATGTCTATCTTCTTGAAGGTACTCTCTCTTTTGAGTATCCTATCATTGCTCAAGATGTGAATTTTACAGATTTTTTTCTTCTATCGCTTCTAAAAATAAAAAACAATCGGCTTTACAGTGAGATTAGGGATGACTTTAGCCAATGTGTTGTTAGTCCAAGTTGGAACCTTTTGGACAAAGATAAAATAAAAAAAGAGTTTGAAACAATGACCCAAAGGCATCTTGTTTTTGGTAATGTTTTAAATTTACTTTTCCCTATGCTGGATAGCAGTGAGTTTGCGTATGGTCAAGGCTTTTCAAACAAAGACCATGGAGATAAATACCTTGCTGACCCCTATTATTTTGAAAACTATTTTGCTTTTTCTGTTTCAGATGACAAGCTATCGTATGGTGAATTTAGGGAAACCGAAAAGCTTTTTCAGGGTGACGATTTCGAGGTGTTTAAGCAAGCATTTTTACACCTATATGAGGCAAAAAAAGGTGCGTTTTTTATTGAAATGGCAAATAAGATTACCTTAATACATTCCAAAAAAGAAGAGCAGAAAAATACTTTTTACAATGCCATAAAAATGCATGAATATTTTAGAGTGAAAAACAAAGATTCAACCATTGAAACACCCTTAGACTCGTTATTTTTGCACTTCTCAAAGAAGATGCTTAGTAATATGAATAATGAAGAATTCATGGTTGCCTTTTTCACTGACAATGTAAAGAGTGCAACCCCATTATGGGTAAAAATGGATATCTTTGTGATAATGGAAGGATATGAAGAAGAAGCGAAACAGCGTGTACATCAATATTTGAAAGAAAAATTGGCATTGTTGGATTTTTGGGCGTTTTTAAAAGAGGAGGAAATTTTTCGCTCAGTTCTTGTAAATAGAGAAGAATTTCAGGAAAAATTAGACCAAATAAAAGAAGAATTCAAGAAACTTATTTTCAAGGATAAGGAAACTTTTTTTGCTATTGTAAAAGGAGGAATGTATAAGGAATCGATTTCAAATTCTAAGGAATTTTGTAAATTAATGATTGACTTGAAAGAAATCGAAACCTATATTGAAAGCTTAGATGAAGATTTATTGACAGAAGAAGAAAACGAATTGTTGCAATTATGGAAGGGGCAGCCAAAACAACGACCTCATGAGCGCAAACGGTTTTTTAAGTAA
- a CDS encoding ankyrin repeat domain-containing protein, whose amino-acid sequence MHVTPEEEARYEELQHMALDFARGGHTVALMAMVGAGMSVNLCDAKGNTLLMLSAYHNHLKTAQALLLQGANVDQKNDRGQTPLAGVCFKGYDAMAKLLLEHGANPYENNGLGATPVTFALLFGRRELAQTLIRHGGKKPSVFERFLLGFGRWFSSKKSSA is encoded by the coding sequence ATGCACGTTACACCCGAAGAAGAAGCACGCTACGAAGAGCTCCAACATATGGCGCTGGATTTTGCCAGAGGAGGACATACGGTGGCGCTCATGGCAATGGTGGGTGCGGGCATGAGTGTAAACTTATGTGATGCCAAAGGCAACACGCTGTTGATGCTTAGCGCTTACCATAACCATCTCAAAACGGCGCAGGCTTTGTTGCTTCAGGGTGCCAATGTAGACCAAAAAAACGACCGGGGACAAACCCCGCTTGCAGGGGTGTGCTTCAAGGGCTACGACGCCATGGCAAAACTCTTGTTAGAACATGGGGCAAACCCTTATGAAAACAACGGTTTGGGTGCCACGCCCGTCACCTTTGCCCTTCTTTTTGGGCGCAGAGAACTGGCCCAAACCCTCATCAGACACGGGGGCAAAAAGCCCTCGGTCTTTGAACGTTTTCTCTTGGGATTTGGACGGTGGTTTTCTTCTAAAAAATCTTCCGCTTAA
- a CDS encoding GNAT family N-acetyltransferase, giving the protein MICKHARGEELHALLEIENACFGEKDSPLTKRTMGYHLRRGRIIGAYEGGELRGYILVFPRKIPRVYSLAVHPSARGQGIAQMLLQHALHVNARLRLEVRADNLGAIALYEKLGFTCKGLKKAFYPDGCDAKVYVSP; this is encoded by the coding sequence ATGATTTGCAAACACGCGCGCGGGGAAGAGTTGCATGCCTTGCTGGAGATTGAAAACGCGTGTTTTGGCGAAAAAGACAGCCCTTTAACCAAGCGCACCATGGGCTATCATCTGAGGCGCGGGCGCATCATAGGGGCGTACGAAGGGGGGGAACTACGCGGCTACATCCTCGTCTTCCCCCGTAAAATCCCGCGCGTTTATTCTCTTGCGGTTCACCCCAGTGCGCGCGGGCAGGGCATCGCCCAAATGCTCCTCCAACACGCCTTACATGTAAACGCCCGTTTGCGCCTTGAAGTACGCGCAGACAACCTTGGCGCTATCGCGCTATATGAAAAATTGGGCTTTACATGTAAAGGGCTAAAAAAGGCGTTTTACCCTGATGGGTGCGATGCAAAGGTGTACGTTAGCCCCTAA
- the aroC gene encoding chorismate synthase, producing the protein MNHFGKRLCVSTFGESHGAGIGCVIEGMPAGVPLHVKNIQAWLERRRPGKTPYATARKESDTVQVLSGVFEDLTTGTPIALFIPNENQKSSDYGAVKELFRPGHADLTYWKKYGLRDYRGGGRSSARETAARVAAAGVVEALLEALNIRVQSGICAIGEVLGETVDFEHAKASEIFALDPTCEEAQKATILAAKNSHDSVGGSALVRIVGAPAGLGEPLYDKLDARLAEAMMGINGVKAVEIGEGINAARLKGSQNNDLMSANGFLSNHAGGILGGISSGAPIELRVHFKPTPSIFHAQPTQDIHGNSVTCNLKGRHDPCIAVRGSVVAEAMAVLVVADMLLLNMGSTIEQVKKLYM; encoded by the coding sequence GTGAATCATTTTGGAAAGCGCCTGTGTGTGAGCACCTTTGGGGAGTCCCACGGAGCAGGGATTGGTTGTGTGATTGAGGGAATGCCTGCGGGTGTGCCTTTACATGTAAAGAACATTCAAGCCTGGCTTGAGCGCAGACGTCCGGGTAAAACCCCCTACGCTACGGCACGCAAGGAGAGTGACACAGTCCAAGTCCTTAGCGGGGTGTTTGAAGACTTGACCACGGGTACGCCCATCGCACTGTTTATCCCCAATGAAAACCAAAAATCCAGCGATTATGGCGCGGTAAAAGAGCTTTTTCGCCCCGGTCACGCAGACTTAACTTACTGGAAAAAATACGGCCTCCGCGATTACCGAGGCGGTGGACGCAGTAGTGCCAGAGAAACCGCTGCGCGTGTGGCGGCCGCTGGCGTGGTTGAGGCTTTGCTTGAAGCGCTAAATATCCGCGTGCAAAGCGGGATTTGCGCTATCGGTGAAGTGTTGGGCGAGACCGTGGACTTTGAACATGCCAAGGCAAGCGAGATTTTTGCTCTTGACCCTACGTGCGAAGAAGCTCAAAAAGCGACCATTTTAGCGGCTAAAAATAGCCACGATTCGGTGGGTGGAAGCGCGTTGGTGCGTATTGTTGGTGCGCCCGCGGGACTGGGTGAACCGCTGTATGATAAGCTGGATGCCAGGCTAGCCGAAGCGATGATGGGCATCAACGGCGTCAAAGCTGTAGAAATAGGCGAGGGCATCAACGCCGCGCGCCTTAAGGGCAGCCAAAACAACGACCTCATGAGCGCAAACGGTTTTTTAAGTAACCACGCAGGAGGCATTTTAGGTGGCATTAGCTCAGGTGCGCCCATAGAACTGCGTGTCCATTTTAAACCCACGCCCTCCATCTTTCATGCCCAACCTACCCAAGACATCCACGGAAATAGCGTTACATGTAACCTCAAAGGCCGCCACGACCCGTGCATCGCCGTGCGCGGAAGCGTCGTCGCTGAAGCCATGGCGGTATTGGTGGTAGCGGACATGCTACTGCTGAATATGGGAAGCACCATAGAGCAAGTCAAAAAGCTTTACATGTAA
- a CDS encoding catalase, translating into MSKQLTTTAGNPIADNQNSQSAGARGPLLMQDYQLIEKLAHQNRERIPERVVHAKGSGAYGVLEITEDISRYTKATVFQKGEKTRMLLRFSTVAGERGAADAERDVRGFAMKFYTREGNWDLVGNNTPVFFIRDAYKFPDFIHTQKRHPHSNMRSNTAMWDFWSLSPESIHQVTILMSDRGLPKSYRHINGYGSHTYSLISANNERFWVKFHFKTRQGIQTLTNREAEAIVAKDRESNQRDLFESIEKGDFPQWDFQIQIMTEEQAKHAAFNPFDLTKVWPHGEYPIIPVGVLTLNENPKNYFNEVEQASFSPSNVVPGISFSPDKMLQARIFSYPDAHRYRVGTHYEMLPVNRPIVEVNTYNADGSMNFSAGISGDAYYEPNSFDGPKENAAFAEPPLALEGDADRYDHRDGNDDFSQARALFNLMNESQKAQLFSNIAEAMDGVPAEIVARQMKIFEHVSPDYAKGVQTALGK; encoded by the coding sequence ATGAGCAAGCAGTTAACCACCACCGCAGGCAATCCCATTGCCGACAACCAAAACAGCCAAAGTGCAGGGGCGAGAGGGCCTCTTTTGATGCAAGATTATCAGCTCATCGAAAAGCTTGCCCACCAAAACCGTGAACGCATCCCCGAGCGCGTGGTGCATGCCAAGGGCAGTGGTGCTTACGGCGTGTTAGAAATCACCGAAGATATTTCCCGCTACACCAAAGCCACCGTCTTCCAAAAAGGTGAAAAAACCCGCATGTTGTTGCGCTTTTCTACCGTAGCAGGCGAGCGCGGTGCGGCAGATGCTGAGCGCGATGTACGCGGCTTTGCCATGAAGTTTTACACCCGTGAGGGCAATTGGGACTTAGTAGGCAACAACACGCCGGTGTTTTTCATTCGCGATGCGTACAAGTTTCCCGATTTCATCCATACCCAAAAGCGCCATCCCCATTCCAACATGCGCTCCAACACCGCCATGTGGGATTTTTGGTCTTTGAGTCCAGAATCCATCCACCAAGTCACCATCTTGATGTCTGACCGCGGACTTCCTAAAAGTTATCGTCACATCAACGGCTACGGCTCCCATACCTACAGCCTCATCAGCGCCAACAACGAGCGTTTTTGGGTGAAATTTCACTTTAAAACCCGCCAAGGTATCCAAACCCTCACTAACCGCGAAGCCGAAGCCATTGTCGCTAAAGACCGTGAGAGCAACCAGCGCGACTTGTTTGAGTCTATCGAAAAAGGCGATTTTCCCCAGTGGGATTTCCAAATCCAAATCATGACCGAAGAACAAGCCAAGCATGCGGCCTTTAACCCGTTTGATTTGACAAAAGTGTGGCCACATGGAGAGTATCCCATCATCCCCGTGGGCGTACTTACTCTTAATGAAAACCCAAAAAACTACTTCAATGAGGTAGAGCAAGCCTCTTTCTCACCCTCAAACGTGGTGCCAGGCATCAGTTTTTCACCTGACAAAATGCTCCAAGCACGGATTTTTTCCTATCCTGACGCGCACCGCTACCGCGTAGGCACGCACTACGAAATGCTTCCTGTTAATCGCCCCATTGTGGAGGTTAACACCTATAACGCCGATGGCTCGATGAACTTTAGCGCAGGCATTAGTGGGGATGCATATTATGAACCCAACAGTTTTGATGGGCCCAAAGAAAACGCCGCCTTTGCCGAACCACCATTGGCTCTTGAAGGAGACGCAGACCGCTACGACCACCGTGATGGCAATGACGATTTTTCCCAAGCCAGAGCGCTGTTTAATCTCATGAACGAAAGCCAAAAAGCCCAGCTTTTTAGCAATATTGCCGAAGCGATGGATGGGGTTCCAGCAGAAATTGTCGCGCGACAGATGAAGATTTTTGAGCATGTTTCGCCTGATTACGCCAAGGGCGTACAAACAGCACTAGGAAAATAA
- a CDS encoding outer membrane protein has protein sequence MGHVVSKLCLALCVFGASAQAGGVGKDGFYLGAILGVNSPTVQSTVTDTGGLDTFSTDINKAGLMFGLHGGWRMHVEGGFHGVEASYKDSTAKGTYNMGSLGGGFKTNASFDLSYKGGYAIAPETYVTGRLGYGWLRASHQVFGSSFVDNGSFNHTLGYVLAGLGVEHYLSKSLSLSGEYLYRHATEDAKKRHMYTNNSGDYTDIKGEYSDHSFVVAINYFF, from the coding sequence ATGGGACATGTTGTATCAAAATTATGCTTAGCACTGTGCGTTTTTGGCGCGAGTGCACAGGCTGGGGGAGTTGGGAAGGATGGTTTTTACCTTGGGGCAATTTTAGGTGTCAATAGTCCCACGGTACAATCTACCGTCACAGACACAGGCGGGCTAGACACCTTTTCCACTGACATCAACAAAGCAGGGCTGATGTTTGGGCTTCATGGGGGCTGGAGGATGCATGTCGAGGGGGGATTTCATGGGGTGGAAGCTTCCTATAAAGACTCTACCGCCAAAGGCACTTACAACATGGGTTCTTTAGGGGGCGGATTCAAAACCAACGCCTCTTTTGACCTTTCCTACAAAGGTGGCTACGCCATCGCACCGGAAACCTACGTCACAGGGCGCTTAGGGTACGGTTGGCTCAGGGCTAGTCATCAGGTTTTTGGTAGCTCTTTTGTGGACAACGGTTCGTTTAACCACACCCTTGGGTATGTCTTAGCGGGTCTTGGCGTGGAACATTACCTTAGCAAATCCCTCTCTCTTAGTGGCGAATACCTTTACCGCCACGCTACCGAAGATGCCAAAAAGCGTCACATGTACACCAACAACAGTGGCGACTACACCGACATCAAAGGCGAATACTCTGACCACTCTTTTGTGGTTGCCATTAATTACTTCTTTTAA
- a CDS encoding 7TM diverse intracellular signaling domain-containing protein, with protein sequence MGRMVGMWVVAIACLWAKPFVLPETFDAHSLMPHTHYLLTQETDHTPQEVLNQSSWQEAPHTILSFGFDERSHLWLKASLENPHEESRTFAVQFFPRINEHIALFQCATTCQPLSLKAPHFYLQPTYEITLAPQTHVILLAHTYSFGTALKAKWHLFSLEQARYDMLVDAVVLALFFGAMGALLLYNGFLFVFLKDITYGWYVCYLAAISFHHMMYTGVGYMLFPPWFMDMVRDASGLVFTLFTFFMMLFTGAYFKTHRHYPRFHRWLSLRYVLVGGALLGSFFPVLFQPLLALNAVLVFSLLGFGYYLLAKRNPLAPYFAAGWSVLIVSLLLMAFLNLGTSTLYDTLPYIAEAGIVFEALLFSFALASRLRLLQRAKEESDRALLALKEEQKALLQSTVEEKTASLKEALEHKEVLLKELNHRVKNNLQMIVSLLNLQLPRAQSTEAISMLEEALGRVRTISTLHEILNRESPQETLEIATYFSALASHVQALYDPEQKTHLTLTCKGVLPIKDLIYCGLILNELLSNAYRHARAKDPLRIAVEAVASPQGASIVVSDSGDLFLTEKETKGLGLTLVQTLARQQLGGTLTHSTQQGCTWTLSFAPSTPPSSS encoded by the coding sequence ATGGGGCGCATGGTGGGGATGTGGGTTGTTGCTATTGCTTGTTTATGGGCCAAGCCCTTTGTCTTGCCTGAAACGTTTGATGCACACTCTCTCATGCCCCACACCCATTACCTGCTTACCCAAGAGACCGACCACACACCCCAAGAAGTCCTCAACCAATCCTCTTGGCAAGAAGCCCCGCATACCATCCTTTCCTTTGGCTTTGATGAGCGGTCCCATTTGTGGCTCAAAGCAAGCCTTGAAAACCCCCACGAAGAATCCCGCACCTTTGCTGTGCAATTTTTTCCACGCATCAACGAACACATTGCATTGTTTCAATGCGCCACCACTTGCCAACCGCTCTCCCTAAAAGCACCCCATTTTTACCTCCAGCCTACCTATGAAATCACCCTAGCACCACAGACACACGTCATCCTTTTGGCACACACATACTCTTTTGGAACCGCCCTCAAGGCAAAATGGCATCTTTTCTCCCTTGAGCAGGCACGCTACGACATGCTCGTTGATGCCGTAGTCCTAGCACTCTTTTTTGGCGCCATGGGAGCGTTGTTGCTCTACAACGGGTTTTTGTTTGTGTTTTTAAAGGACATTACTTACGGGTGGTACGTGTGTTATCTGGCCGCCATCAGCTTTCACCACATGATGTATACGGGTGTGGGCTACATGCTTTTTCCGCCGTGGTTTATGGACATGGTGCGCGATGCTAGCGGTTTGGTGTTCACGCTTTTCACGTTTTTTATGATGCTTTTTACGGGAGCGTATTTTAAAACGCACCGGCACTATCCGCGCTTTCACCGTTGGCTCAGCCTGCGGTACGTGCTTGTGGGTGGCGCGCTCTTGGGAAGCTTTTTTCCTGTCCTCTTTCAACCACTTTTAGCCCTTAACGCGGTGCTTGTCTTTTCCCTTTTGGGATTTGGGTACTACTTGTTAGCCAAGCGCAACCCTCTAGCACCCTATTTTGCCGCGGGCTGGAGCGTACTTATTGTGTCGCTTCTTTTGATGGCCTTTTTAAACCTTGGCACCTCAACCTTGTATGATACCCTCCCTTACATTGCAGAAGCAGGCATCGTCTTTGAGGCATTACTGTTTTCTTTTGCCCTTGCGAGCCGTTTGCGCCTTTTGCAAAGGGCCAAAGAAGAGAGCGATCGCGCACTCTTGGCCCTCAAAGAAGAACAAAAAGCCCTCTTGCAATCCACTGTTGAAGAAAAAACTGCCAGTCTTAAAGAAGCCCTTGAACACAAAGAAGTTTTACTCAAAGAGCTAAACCATCGGGTAAAAAACAACTTGCAAATGATTGTTTCCCTTTTAAATCTTCAACTTCCCCGCGCCCAAAGTACAGAGGCAATTTCCATGCTTGAAGAGGCCCTAGGACGCGTGCGCACCATTAGCACTCTTCATGAAATCCTCAACCGCGAATCCCCCCAAGAAACACTGGAAATCGCTACGTATTTTTCAGCGCTGGCTTCCCATGTTCAAGCCCTCTATGACCCTGAACAAAAAACCCATTTAACCCTTACATGTAAAGGAGTATTGCCCATTAAAGACCTCATCTACTGTGGGTTAATTCTCAACGAACTCCTTAGCAACGCCTACCGCCATGCACGCGCTAAAGACCCTTTACGCATTGCCGTTGAAGCTGTTGCTTCGCCACAGGGCGCCTCTATCGTGGTTTCTGATTCTGGCGACCTGTTTTTGACGGAAAAAGAGACAAAGGGGCTAGGGCTCACCCTTGTGCAAACACTCGCGCGCCAACAGCTTGGCGGAACACTTACCCACTCCACCCAACAAGGATGCACATGGACACTCTCCTTCGCGCCAAGCACACCCCCATCCTCGTCGTAG
- a CDS encoding response regulator transcription factor: MDTLLRAKHTPILVVEDESIVAMDILLTLESAGFSQCTSAKNPKEAYHYAKKQPPTVLICDINLGEEENGIDVAKTLHTHFGCAVVFLTAYNDTKTLEEVARIPFAQYLCKPYAPIALLSMVKLALLRHTQTVLHFGEHTYNPFTQTLSYCEKPLALTHNETLLFHLLALKEGAVLSEAELDNTLWPFKAVSQTTKRTLIHRLRQKIAPLKIVKVSNLGYRLT, translated from the coding sequence ATGGACACTCTCCTTCGCGCCAAGCACACCCCCATCCTCGTCGTAGAAGATGAGTCCATCGTGGCGATGGACATTCTGCTCACCCTAGAATCCGCGGGGTTTTCACAGTGCACAAGTGCTAAAAATCCCAAAGAAGCCTACCACTACGCCAAAAAACAGCCGCCCACCGTGCTCATTTGTGACATCAACCTTGGTGAAGAGGAAAACGGTATCGATGTGGCCAAAACCTTGCACACGCACTTTGGGTGCGCCGTTGTTTTTCTCACCGCCTACAACGACACCAAAACCCTTGAAGAGGTGGCCCGCATTCCCTTTGCCCAGTACCTTTGCAAACCCTACGCACCCATCGCCTTGCTTTCCATGGTCAAACTTGCCTTGTTGCGCCACACCCAAACGGTACTACACTTTGGCGAGCATACGTATAATCCTTTTACCCAAACCCTCAGCTACTGCGAAAAACCCCTTGCCCTTACCCACAACGAAACCCTCTTGTTTCACCTGTTGGCCCTCAAAGAAGGAGCGGTGCTTAGCGAAGCGGAGCTTGATAACACCCTTTGGCCTTTCAAAGCTGTTTCCCAAACCACCAAACGCACCCTCATCCACCGTTTGCGTCAAAAAATAGCCCCTTTAAAAATCGTCAAAGTCTCCAACCTCGGCTACCGCTTAACCTAA
- a CDS encoding DUF2156 domain-containing protein — translation MPTFSVRGHKLKHFDMKAKSLMENHLQELDINISDYTFAANYIWLSNVSGFYTIINDSFCLFAMTGSELSMLLPPLGKKENFYDAVMECFAIMNENNASRYYARIDYVAEKMLETFVNDLEEGTIIYEVLQDFLVERKLVDYLYKSDDLIELKGNAYHTKRNEINKFKKAYPNFRVALLDPEEHAKPIMLLFHKWVGDRIRYMPKEEAELFLEGIYQEQHAVKRMLSHFNELGLIGIVLYIDEEVKGFTVGERINHETASVIIEKTDFEILGCAQFVFREFSKILKDTYGSLYINVGDDMGFENLKKVKMSYRPDRLIPKYTIYQK, via the coding sequence GTGCCAACCTTTAGTGTTCGCGGACACAAGCTTAAACACTTTGACATGAAAGCCAAAAGCCTGATGGAAAACCACCTTCAAGAGCTGGACATTAACATCAGCGACTACACCTTTGCAGCCAATTACATTTGGCTTTCCAATGTAAGCGGTTTTTACACCATCATCAACGACTCTTTTTGCCTTTTTGCCATGACGGGCAGCGAACTTTCCATGCTCTTGCCGCCCCTTGGAAAGAAAGAGAATTTTTACGATGCCGTCATGGAATGCTTTGCCATCATGAATGAAAACAACGCCTCACGCTACTACGCGCGCATCGACTACGTGGCGGAAAAGATGCTTGAAACCTTCGTCAATGACCTTGAAGAAGGGACTATCATCTACGAAGTGTTGCAGGACTTTCTCGTGGAGCGCAAATTGGTAGACTACCTGTACAAAAGCGACGACCTCATCGAACTCAAAGGCAACGCGTACCACACCAAACGCAACGAGATTAACAAATTTAAAAAAGCCTATCCCAACTTTCGTGTCGCCCTTTTAGACCCCGAAGAACATGCCAAACCCATCATGCTCCTCTTTCACAAATGGGTGGGCGACCGCATCCGCTATATGCCCAAAGAAGAAGCGGAGCTGTTTTTGGAGGGCATTTACCAAGAACAACACGCCGTCAAACGGATGCTTAGCCATTTTAACGAGCTTGGTCTCATTGGGATTGTGCTGTATATTGATGAAGAGGTCAAAGGCTTTACGGTAGGGGAACGCATCAACCACGAAACCGCCAGCGTCATCATCGAAAAAACCGACTTTGAGATTTTGGGTTGTGCACAGTTTGTCTTCCGTGAGTTTTCTAAGATTTTAAAAGACACCTACGGGTCACTCTACATCAACGTGGGCGATGACATGGGTTTTGAAAACCTCAAAAAAGTGAAGATGAGCTACCGACCCGACCGCCTCATCCCCAAGTACACCATCTACCAAAAATGA